The Lucilia cuprina isolate Lc7/37 chromosome 5, ASM2204524v1, whole genome shotgun sequence genome includes a window with the following:
- the LOC111687651 gene encoding phosphate carrier protein, mitochondrial, translated as MFSSLLEAAKNSPFRTPFSKVECATPVNGEGPVHGRQIQAAAAAAGESCEFGSNKYFALCALGGVLSCGTTHTFVVPLDLVKCRLQVDAAKYKNLFHGFKVTVAEEGARGLAKGWAPTFFGYSAQGLCKFGFYEVFKVYYSDLLGEENAYLYRTYLYLAASASAEFFADIALAPFEAAKVKIQTTPGFANTMREAMPRIAKEEGVAGFYKGLVPLWMRQIPYTMMKFACFEKTVELLYKHVVPKPRAECSKGEQLVVTFAAGYIAGVFCAVVSHPADVVVSKLNQAKGSTAIQVAKSLGFMGMWNGLMPRIIMIGTLTALQWFIYDGVKVALALPRPPPPEMPASLKAKLEKSQ; from the exons ATGTTCTCATCACTCTTAGAAGCTGCCAAGAATTCGCCATTCCGCACACCTTTCAGCAAGGTGGAATGTGCCACACCAGTCAACGGTGAAGGCCCAGTGCACGGCCGTCAAATCCAAGCTGCCGCCGCTGCTGCCGGTGAGTCTTGCGAATTTGGCTCAAACAAATACTTTGCCTTATGCGCCCTCGGTGGTGTCTTGTCCTGTGGTACTACTCACACTTTTGTTGTACCTTTGGATTTGGTCAAGTGCCGTTTGCAAGTCGATGCTGCCAAATACAAGAACTTGTTCCATGGCTTCAAGGTTACCGTAGCTGAGGAAGGTGCTCGTGGTTTGGCTAAGGGTTGGGCTCCTACCTTCTTCGGTTATTCCGCTCAA GGTCTCTGCAAATTCGGTTTCTACGAAGTCTTCAAAGTATACTACTCTGATCTTTTGGGTGAAGAAAATGCCTACTTGTACCGTACCTACTTGTATTTGGCTGCCTCTGCTTCAGCTGAATTCTTTGCTGATATTGCTTTGGCTCCCTTCGAAGCTGCCAAGGTTAAGATTCAAACTACACCTGGCTTTGCTAACACTATGCGTGAAGCTATGCCAAGAATCGCCAAGGAAGAAGGTGTTGCCGGTTTCTACAAGGGTTTGGTGCCATTGTGGATGAGACAAATCCCATACACCATGATGAAGTTTGCTTGCTTCGAAAAGACCGTGGAATTGTTGTACAA acATGTTGTTCCCAAACCACGTGCTGAATGCTCTAAGGGCGAACAATTGGTTGTCACCTTTGCTGCTGGTTATATTGCCGGTGTCTTCTGTGCTGTTGTTTCTCATCcagctgatgttgttgtttccAAATTGAACCAAGCCAAGGGCTCAACTGCCATTCAAGTCGCCAAATCCTTGGGCTTCATGGGTATGTGGAACGGTTTGATGCCACGTATCATTATGATCGGTACATTGACTGCCTTGCAATGGTTCATCTATGATGGTGTCAAGGTTGCTTTGGCTTTGCCCCGTCCCCCACCACCAGAGATGCCCGCTTCCCTCAAGGCCAAGCTCGAGAAGAGCCAATAA
- the LOC111687652 gene encoding putative U5 small nuclear ribonucleoprotein 200 kDa helicase, producing the protein MADAAARQLQYEYKANSNLVLQADVRLIERPRRDEATGEVMSLVGKLEGTRMGDRYQRSKPEKTEERKAKRQKRDEAQYDFERMKGATLLSEGIDEMVGIVYRPKTQETRQTYEVLLSFIQEALGDQPRDILCGAADEILAVLKNDKLKDRERKREIDSLLGSVTDERFALLVNLGKKITDFGSDAVTALNSNVNEEQIDETYGINVQFEESEEESDNDMYGEIRDEDGQEEGEEARIDHTLHAENLLAEESVNVKKERGLHPLDIDAYWLQRCLSKYYKDAMVSQSKAADVLRILKDAADERDCENQLVLLLGYDCFDFIKQLKLNRQMILYCTMLASAQTDSERQRIREKMRNDNKLAKILVQLDTGKTEDEEGYGNSSRTSKLDKSQLDDAGQGMAGQVPGQRQLLELDELSFTQGSHFMANKRCQLPDGSFRKQRKGYEEVHVPALKQVPFEDKEELQPIDKLPKYVQPVFEGFKSLNRIQSRLWRSALESDENMLLCAPTGAGKTNVALLCMMREIGKHINEDGTINADDFKIIYVAPMKSLVQEMVGNFGRRLACYNLTVSELTGDHQLTREQIAATQVIVCTPEKWDIITRKGGEKTFTSLVRLVIIDEIHLLHDERGPVLEALVARTIRNIEVTQEDVRLVGLSATLPNYQDVSTFLRVKPDKGLFYFDNSFRPVALEQQYIGVTEKKALKRFQVMNEIVYEKTMEHAGRNQVLVFVHSRKETGKTARAVRDMCLEKDTLGSFLREGSASMEVLRTEAEQVKNTELKELLPYGFAIHHAGMSRVDRTLVEDLFADRHIQVLVSTATLAWGVNLPAHTVIIKGTQVYNPEKGRWVELSALDVLQMLGRAGRPQYDTKGEGILITNHSELQFYLSLLNQQLPIESQFVSKLPDMLNAEIVLGTVQNLKDAVNWLGYTYLYIRMLRNPLLYGVGHDALKEDPLLEQRRADLIHTAALHLDRSGLIKYDRKSGQFQVTALGRIASHYYCTHETMMTYNQLLKQTLSEIELFRVFSLSSEFKHIAVREEEKLELQKLMERVPIPIKESMEEHSAKVNVLLQAYISQLKLEGFALMSDMVFITQSASRLMRAIFEIVLHRGWAQLADKCLTLCKMIDRRMWQSMTPLRQFKKMPDEIAKKLEKKNFPWERLYDLEPHEIGELIRVPKLGKTIHKFVHQFPKLELSTHIQPITRSTLRVELTITPDFQWDEKVHGQSEGFWIMVEDVDSEIILHHEFFLLKEKYCQDEHQLKFFVPVFEPLPPQYFLRIVSDRWIGSETQLPVSFRHLILPEKNMPPTELLDLQPLPISALRNPKFEEFYKDKYPQFNPIQTQVFNAVYNSDDNVFVGAPTGSGKMTIAEFAIMRLFSQQSEGRCVYLVSKEDLADLVFADWHTKFANLGLKVVKLTGETGTDLKLLAKGQLIITTADKWDVLSRRWKQRKNVQNIHLFIVDELQLVGGEDGPVLEVVCSRMRYISSQIEKQIRIVALSSSLADARDVAQWLGCNTNATFNFHPSVRPIPLELHIQGFNITHNATRIASMSKPVYNAILKYSPHKPVIVFVSSRKQARLTAIDILTYSASDLQPNRFFHAEEEDIKPFLDRMTDKTLKETLSQGVAYLHEGLTASDHRLVEQLFDSGAVQVAVVAKDLAWGMSISAHLVIIMDTQFYNGKNHSYEDYPITDVLQMIGRANRPIEDADAKCVLMCQSSKKDFFKKFLNEPLPIESHLDHRLHDHFNAEVVTKTIENKQDAVDYLTWTFLYRRLTQNPNYYNLQGVTHRHLSDHLSELVENTLSDLEQSKCISIEDDMDTLPLNLGMIAAYYYINYTTIELFSLSLNSKTKVRGLLEIISSAAEYEDIVVRHHEEGILRTLSQRLPNKLTGPNDTAPKFNDPHIKTNLLLQAHLCRLQLGPELQGDTEIILGKAIRLIQACVDVLSSNGWLSPAVAAMELAQMATQAMWSKDSYLKQLPHFNAEIIKRCTEKKIETVFDIMELEDEDRSRLLQLSDAQMADVARFCNRYPNIEMNFEVVDKDRINSGSTVNVVVQLEREDEITGPVIAPFFPQKREEGWWVVIGDSKTNSLLSIKRLTLQQKAKVKLDFVAPSPGRHDYTLYFMSDSYLGCDQEYKFNIDVGDFQSESESESD; encoded by the exons atgGCTGATGCCGCTGCCAGACAGCTGCAATATGAATATAAAGCG AACTCAAATTTGGTTTTGCAAGCTGATGTTAGACTTATCGAACGTCCAAGACGTGATGAGGCTACCGGCGAGGTTATGTCCTTAGTGGGCAAACTGGAGGGCACACGTATGGGTGATCGCTATCAACGTTCAAAGCCGGAAAAAACTGAAGAACGTAAGGCTAAACGGCAGAAACGTGATGAAGCTCAATATGATTTTGAACGCATGAAGGGAGCAACTCTTTTGTCCGAGGGTATTGATGAAATGGTAGGCATTGTTTATCGTCCCAAAACCCAGGAAACCCGTCAAACTTATGAGGTGTTGTTAAGTTTTATTCAAGAAGCCTTGGGCGATCAGCCTAGAGATATTCTATGTGGTGCAGCTGATGAAATTTTGGCTGTTCTCAAAAATGACAAACTTAAAGATCGTGAACGTAAGCGGGAAATTGATAGTTTATTGGGTTCGGTTACAGATGAAAG ATTTGCTTTACTTGTTAATTTAGGCAAGAAAATTACTGATTTTGGTTCGGATGCAGTTACCGCTTTAAATTCGAATGTTAATGAAGAACAAATTGATGAAACTTATGGTATTAATGTACAATTTGAAGAGTCCGAAGAGGAAAGTGACAATGATATGTATGGTGAGATAAGAGATGAAGATGGTCAGGAAGAAGGTGAAGAAGCTCGCATTGATCATACTTTACATGCAGAAAAC tTACTTGCCGAAGAATctgttaatgttaaaaaagaacGTGGCCTACATCCCCTCGACATTGATGCCTATTGGCTGCAGCGTTGTCTTAGCAAATACTATAAAGATGCTATGGTTTCTCAGAGCAAAGCTGCAGATGTTTTGCGCATCCTTAAAGATGCTGCCGACGAAAGAGATTGTGAAAATCAATTGGTACTTTTGTTGGGCTAcgattgttttgattttatcaAACAATTGAAACTTAATCGTCAAATGATTTTATACTGTACAATGTTGGCGTCAGCTCAGACCGATAGCGAACGTCAACGTATACGTGAAAAGATGCGTAATGATAATAAATTGGCTAAAATCCTAGTACAATTAGATACCGGCAAGACAGAAGATGAGGAAGGTTATGGTAATAGTTCTCGTACTAGTAAACTGGATAAATCACAACTGGATGATGCTGGTCAGGGTATGGCAGGACAAGTACCGGGACAAAGACAACTTTTAGAATTGGATGAATTGTCGTTTACCCAAGGTTCTCATTTCATGGCCAACAAAAGATGTCAATTGCCTGATGGCTCATTTCGTAAACAACGTAAAGGTTATGAGGAGGTACATGTGCCGGCATTAAAACAAGTTCCCTTTGAGGATAAAGAAGAATTACAACCCATAGATAAGCTGCCCAAATATGTGCAACCCGTTTTTGAGGGTTTCAAATCCTTGAATCGTATACAATCTAGATTATGGCGTTCTGCTTTAGAGTCTGACGAAAATATGCTTTTGTGTGCACCCACTGGTGCTGGTAAAACTAATGTTGCCCTGCTGTGTATGATGCGTGAGATAGGCAAACATATCAATGAAGATGGTACCATTAATGCCGAtgattttaagattatttatgTCGCTCCCATGAAATCTTTGGTACAAGAAATGGTGGGTAATTTTGGCAGAAGATTGGCTTGTTATAATCTTACCGTTTCCGAATTGACGGGAGATCATCAGCTGACTAGAGAACAAATAGCTGCTACTCAAGTGATTGTTTGTACCCCGGAGAAATGGGATATTATAACACGTAAGGGTGGTGAAAAGACTTTTACTTCGTTGGTACGTTTGGTTATTATTGATGAAATTCATTTGTTGCACGATGAAAGAGGTCCGGTTTTGGAGGCTTTAGTGGCGCGCACAATACGTAATATAGAAGTTACACAAGAAGATGTTAGGCTGGTAGGTCTATCTGCTACATTGCCCAATTACCAAGATGTTTCCACTTTTCTGCGTGTTAAGCCCGATAAGGGCCTTTTCTACTTCGACAACAGTTTCCGTCCAGTGGCTTTGGAACAACAATATATTGGTGTTACCGAAAAGAAAGCTCTTAAAAGATTCCAAGTAATGAATGAGattgtttatgaaaaaactATGGAACATGCGGGACGTAATCAAGTTTTAGTGTTTGTACATTCACGTAAAGAAACCGGTAAAACGGCTCGCGCGGTACGTGATATGTGTTTGGAAAAGGATACTTTAGGTAGTTTTCTACGTGAAGGTTCGGCGAGTATGGAGGTATTAAGAACTGAAGCTGAACAAGTGAAAAATACTGAATTAAAGGAACTTTTACCTTATGGCTTTGCTATACATCATGCTGGTATGTCGAGAGTAGATCGTACTTTGGTCGAAGATCTTTTTGCTGATCGTCATATACAGGTTCTGGTTTCCACAGCCACTTTAGCCTGGGGTGTTAACTTGCCCGCCCATACCGTCATAATCAAAGGTACTCAAGTCTACAACCCCGAAAAGGGCAGATGGGTAGAGTTGTCTGCCTTGGATGTTTTGCAAATGTTGGGTCGTGCTGGTCGTCCTCAATATGATACCAAAGGTGAGGGTATTTTGATTACCAATCACAGTGAATTGCAATTCTATCTATCTCTGCTCAATCAACAATTACCCATTGAGTCACAGTTTGTTTCCAAGTTGCCGGATATGTTGAATGCTGAAATTGTTTTGGGCACCGTACAGAATCTAAAGGATGCTGTCAATTGGTTGGGTTATACTTATCTTTATATTCGTATGTTAAGGAATCCCTTGCTGTATGGTGTGGGTCATGATGCTTTAAAAGAGGATCCTTTGCTGGAGCAGCGAAGAGCAGATTTAATACACACGGCAGCTTTACATTTAGATCGCAGTGGTTTGATAAAGTACGATCGTAAATCTGGCCAATTCCAGGTTACCGCTTTGGGTCGTATTGCTTCGCATTACTATTGTACCCATGAGACTATGATGACTTATAATCAATTGCTTAAGCAAACTCTATCGGAAATTGAATTGTTTAGAGTGTTTTCTTTATCTTCGGAATTTAAACATATCGCTGTTAGGGAAGAAGAAAAATTGGAATTACAAAAGTTAATGGAACGTGTACCCATACCGATTAAAGAGTCCATGGAGGAACATAGTGCTAAAGTGAATGTTTTACTACAAGCCTATATATCACAGTTGAAATTGGAAGGTTTTGCTTTAATGTCCGACATGGTTTTCATAACACAATCCGCTTCTCGTCTAATGAGAGCCATTTTTGAGATTGTTTTACATCGAGGCTGGGCCCAATTGGCGGATAAATGTTTGACTTTATGTAAAATGATTGATCGTCGCATGTGGCAGTCTATGACACCTCTAAGGCAATTCAAAAAGATGCCCGATGAAATTGCCAAAAAGCTGGAGAAGAAAAATTTCCCTTGGGAACGTTTGTACGATTTGGAACCCCATGAAATAGGAGAATTGATACGTGTTCCTAAATTGGGTAAAACAATACATAAATTTGTACATCAATTCCCCAAATTGGAACTATCCACACATATACAACCCATAACACGTTCTACATTGAGAGTAGAACTTACTATAACACCAGATTTTCAATGGGATGAAAAGGTTCATGGTCAATCGGAGGGTTTCTGGATTATGGTAGAAGATGTTGATTCGGAAATCATATTACATCATGAATTCTTTTTACTCAAGGAGAAATATTGTCAAGACGAACATCAGTTGAAATTCTTTGTGCCCGTTTTTGAACCTTTACCTCCTCAGTATTTTTTGAGAATTGTATCGGACAGATGGATTGGTTCGGAGACACAATTACCTGTTTCTTTCCGTCATTTAATATTGCCCGAGAAAAATATGCCTCCTACCGAATTGTTGGATTTACAACCTTTACCCATTTCGGCCTTAAGAAATCCCAAATTTGAAGAATTCTATAAAGACAAATATCCTCAATTCAATCCCATACAAACGCAAGTTTTTAATGCTGTCTACAATAGTGATGATAATGTTTTTGTGGGAGCTCCCACGGGCTCGGGCAAAATGACAATAGCAGAATTTGCCATAATGCGTCTGTTCTCCCAACAAAGTGAGGGCAGATGTGTTTATTTGGTCTCCAAAGAAGATTTGGCTGATTTGGTATTCGCCGATTGGCATACAAAATTTGCTAACTTGGGTCTTAAGGTGGTAAAATTGACAGGTGAAACGGGTACAGATCTTAAGCTGCTAGCTAAGGGTCAGCTTATTATAACCACAGCTGATAAATGGGATGTTCTCTCGAGACGTTGGAAACAGCGTAAGAATgtacaaaatatacatttattcatAGTGGATGAATTACAGCTGGTGGGAGGAGAAGATGGTCCCGTTCTGGAGGTGGTTTGCTCGAGAATGCGTTATATTTCTTCTCAAATTGAAAAGCAAATACGTATAGTGGCTTTATCCTCTTCTCTGGCAGATGCCAGAGATGTAGCTCAGTGGTTGGGTTGTAACACTAATGCCACCTTTAATTTCCATCCAAGTGTTAGGCCGATACCTTTGGAATTACATATACAAGGTTTCAATATTACACACAATGCCACCAGAATAGCCTCCATGTCTAAACCTGTGTACAATGCTATTCTCAAATACAGTCCTCATAAACCTGTCATTGTTTTTGTCTCTTCTCGCAAACAAGCTCGTCTTACCGCCATTGATATTTTAACTTATTCAGCTTCGGATTTACAACCCAATCGCTTTTTCCATGCTGAAGAGGAAGACATTAAACCCTTCTTGGATCGCATGACTGATAAAACTTTAAAGGAAACCCTTTCACAGGGTGTAGCTTACTTGCATGAAGGTCTTACCGCTTCTGATCATCGTTTGGTAGAACAACTTTTTGATTCTGGAGCCGTGCAAGTGGCTGTTGTGGCCAAAGATTTAGCCTGGGGCATGAGTATCTCGGCTCATTTGGTCATTATTATGGATACACAATTCTATAATGGTAAAAATCATTCATATGAAGATTATCCCATAACGGATGTTCTACAAATGATTGGACGCGCCAATAGACCGATCGAAGATGCCGATGCTAAATGTGTTTTAATGTGTCAGTCTTCGAAAAAggatttctttaagaaattccTTAATGAACCCTTACCCATTGAAAGTCATTTGGATCATCGTCTGCATGATCATTTTAATGCTGAAGTTGTTACCAAAACCATAGAAAACAAACAGGATGCTGTTGATTATCTTACCTGGACTTTCCTCTATAGACGTTTAACACAAAATCCCAATTACTATAATTTACAAGGTGTTACACATCGTCATTTATCCGATCATTTGTCGGAGTTGGTCGAAAATACTTTGTCTGATTTGGAACAATCTAAATGTATTAGTATTGAAGATGATATGGATACATTGCCTCTAAATCTGGGCATGATTGCGGCCTATTATTATATCAATTATACAACAATAG aacTTTTCAGTTTGTCACTGAATAGCAAAACAAAAGTTCGAGGTCTTTTGGAAATCATATCCTCGGCAGCGGAATATGAGGATATTGTGGTGCGTCATCATGAAGAAGGCATATTAAGAACTTTATCTCAACGTTTACCCAACAAATTAACCGGTCCAAATGATACGGCTCCCAA ATTCAATGACCCCCATATTAAAACCAACCTACTGTTGCAAGCTCATTTATGTCGCCTGCAATTGGGACCAGAACTGCAAGGTGATACCGAAATTATATTGGGAAAAGCCATACGTTTGATACAAGCCTGTGTAGATGTTCTCAGTTCGAATGGTTGGCTTTCGCCGGCTGTAGCTGCTATGGAGCTGGCACAAATGGCCACACAAGCTATGTGGAGCAAGGATTCATATCTTAAACAATTACCACATTTTAATGCTGAAATCATTAAGAGATGTACCGAAAAG aaaatcgaAACTGTTTTCGATATTATGGAATTGGAAGATGAAGATCGTTCACGTCTTTTGCAATTAAGCGATGCCCAAATGGCCGATGTGGCACGTTTCTGTAATCGTTACCCTAATATAGAAATGAACTTTGAGGTAGTTGACAAAGATCGCATTAATTCGGGTTCAACGGTTAATGTTGTGGTACAATTGGAAAGAGAAGATGAAATTACTGGTCCTGTTATAGCACCATTCTTTCCACAg AAACGTGAAGAAGGCTGGTGGGTTGTTATTGGTGATTCGAAGACCAACTCTTTACTCTCCATCAAACGTCTTACTTTACAACAAAAAGCTAAAGTTAAACTTGATTTTGTGGCACCCAGTCCTGGTCGTCATGattatactttatattttatgagTGATTCTTATTTGGGTTGCGATcaagaatataaatttaatattgatgTTGGTGATTTCCAATCGGAAAGTGAGAGTGAATCAGATTAG